A genomic stretch from Helianthus annuus cultivar XRQ/B chromosome 1, HanXRQr2.0-SUNRISE, whole genome shotgun sequence includes:
- the LOC110896866 gene encoding myb family transcription factor PHL7 yields the protein MGSNRCDQGSGKERLKWTQELHDLFEKAVNQLGGPDRATPKGILKAMGISGLTIYHVKSHLQKYRMSKFVPESSRREKVEKRSISEMFPNFSVTSGAQLNEALQMQMEVQRRLNDQLEVQKNLKLKIEAQSRFLEKLTEDHKFRTHFNKINKMSPTSLPSLCDVSESIMKDYESDSEVDTNEMRYRQDKRFAKRARIDGDDLASTQIFKHPSLNTQSIIIPKGGDSFHSQDNIFPWGLAFCQSPLIPTSYNSFG from the exons ATGGGTTCAAATCGATGTGATCAAGGATCGGGAAAAGAGCGGTTAAAGTGGACTCAGGAACTTCATGATTTGTTCGAAAAGGCTGTTAATCAACTTGGTGGTCCAGATA GGGCAACACCAAAGGGTATATTGAAGGCCATGGGGATATCTGGACTTACTATCTATCATGTTAAAAGCCACTTACAG AAATATAGAATGTCCAAATTTGTCCCTGAATCATCAAGAA GAGAGAAGGTTGAGAAAAGAAGCATATCTGAAATGTTTccaaacttcagtgtaacatc TGGCGCTCAGCTAAATGAAGCATTGCAAATGCAAATGGAAGTTCAAAGGCGATTAAATGATCAACTTGAG GTACAGAAGAACTTGAAACTGAAAATTGAAGCACAATCAAGATTTCTTGAGAAACTCACAGAGGATCACAAATTCAGAACACATTTCAACAAAATCaacaagatgtctccaacatctCTACCCTCTCTATGTGATGTTTCTGAATCAATCATGAAGGACTACGAATCTGATTCGGAAGTGGACACAAATGAGATGAGATATAGACAAGATAAACGGTTCGCAAAAAGGGCTAGGATTGATGGAGATGATCTTGCATCTACTCAAATATTCAAACATCCTTCACTCAACACTCAAAGCATTATCATTCCAAAAGGTGGTGATTCGTTTCATTCCCAAGACAACATATTTCCATGGGGTTTAGCCTTTTGCCAATCGCCGTTGATTCCCACATCGTATAACTCTTTTGGATAG